One genomic segment of Virgibacillus doumboii includes these proteins:
- a CDS encoding CBO0543 family protein, with amino-acid sequence MHVAITIWAIIASWRWWDREHFHKCHTTILYMSLLNLLYIFLTSGYILWKIQPDLGLPFPIVSMLYTFIIFPCTVILYLSRYPKSVKGQILHNIKWIMIYIVIECLGSLFGRIIYDHNWHLGWSLLFVLTMFPMLRLHYKKPLLAYFLSILFIAFILYKFEVPWKVPMKDR; translated from the coding sequence ATGCACGTGGCTATTACAATTTGGGCTATTATCGCCTCATGGCGATGGTGGGATCGGGAACACTTCCACAAGTGCCATACAACAATACTGTACATGTCATTATTGAATTTATTATATATTTTTTTGACTAGTGGTTATATATTGTGGAAGATTCAGCCTGACCTTGGACTTCCTTTCCCCATCGTCAGTATGCTGTATACGTTTATTATTTTCCCTTGCACAGTGATTTTATATTTGTCCCGTTATCCGAAGTCTGTTAAAGGCCAGATCCTTCACAACATAAAATGGATTATGATTTACATAGTAATAGAATGTCTGGGTAGTTTATTTGGTCGTATTATTTATGATCATAACTGGCATTTAGGATGGTCACTTTTGTTTGTCCTAACCATGTTTCCTATGTTGCGTCTACATTATAAAAAGCCTCTACTTGCCTATTTTTTATCCATTTTATTTATTGCTTTTATACTTTATAAATTTGAAGTTCCTTGGAAAGTTCCAATGAAGGATCGTTAA
- a CDS encoding CBO0543 family protein, producing MTMEQIILVLAWVISISILLIFIPKDKIRNAIVAFQFKQVLTWLFGLAVVQMRMIEYPVRLFDYASRASFTFEFLAYPAICAIFNVHYPEGKSKIAQFGYYALYTSVITVTEVILERYTNLIVYIHWSWYWTWITLFTTFFLSHLFYKWFFRKINTGHTK from the coding sequence ATGACTATGGAGCAAATTATTTTAGTACTGGCGTGGGTAATCTCTATCTCTATTCTTTTAATATTTATTCCAAAAGATAAAATTCGCAATGCCATAGTAGCATTCCAATTTAAGCAGGTATTAACATGGTTGTTTGGTCTTGCTGTTGTTCAGATGAGGATGATTGAATATCCTGTCAGGTTGTTTGATTATGCAAGCAGGGCAAGTTTCACCTTTGAATTTCTTGCATACCCTGCAATTTGTGCCATTTTTAATGTTCACTATCCAGAGGGAAAAAGTAAAATAGCTCAATTTGGTTACTATGCTCTTTATACTTCAGTCATTACAGTTACTGAGGTAATACTTGAAAGATATACTAATTTAATTGTGTATATCCATTGGTCTTGGTACTGGACTTGGATAACATTATTTACAACATTCTTTTTGTCACATTTATTTTATAAATGGTTCTTTAGGAAAATAAACACTGGACATACCAAATAA